In Zingiber officinale cultivar Zhangliang chromosome 8B, Zo_v1.1, whole genome shotgun sequence, a single genomic region encodes these proteins:
- the LOC122013564 gene encoding uncharacterized protein At2g29880-like, with protein MRHSSGFGWDSMTKKFTASDEVWEDYFKSHPKHEHYRTDTFEDYEDLRLVVGNGTATGKYAIGLGDDIDARTFETEENGGTNLLDNYVFDHNSGEFIQSNRQESSYQPLFSEDLASPLPSQPMSSEVPQATRKRDRSEFEAKSSTSKNIDPDVLNRLSYTIEKASSKIELVGVADDNCWDAIKQVPNLDNRTRYKALDWLNTRAKKVAFLKMTIEERLEWIDFKMSE; from the exons ATGCGTCATAGTTCTGGGTTTGGATGGGATTCTATGACAAAGAAATTCACAGCTAGTGATGAAGTATGGGAGGATTATTTTAAG TCTCACCCTAAACATGAACATTATCGGACTGATACTTTTGAGGATTATGAAGACTTAAGACTTGTAGTTGGGAATGGAACTGCTACAGGAAAATACGCAATTGGACTTGGAGATGACATTGATGCGAGAACCTTTGAAACAGAAGAAAATGGGGGTACTAACTTATTAGATAATTATGTGTTTGATCACAACAGTGGTGAATTCATACAAAGCAATAGGCAAGAATCTTCATATCAGCCTCTATTTTCTGAGGACCTTGCTTCACCATTACCATCTCAACCTATGAGTTCTGAGGTTCCACAAGCAACTAGAAAACGAGATAGGAGCGAATTTGAAGCAAAATCAAGCACTTCAAAGAATATAGACCCAGATGTTTTAAATAGGCTCTCTTACACCATTGAGAAAGCATCTTCTAAGATTGAATTAGTTGGCGTTGCAGATGATAACTGTTGGGATGCTATAAAACAAGTCCCAAACTTGGATAATCGTACTCGTTACAAGGCACTTGACTGGCTCAATACTAGAGCAAAGAAGGTGGCTTTCTTGAAAATGACAATTGAAGAGCGTTTGGAGTGGATAGATTTTAAAATGAGTGAATGA